In one Grus americana isolate bGruAme1 chromosome 1, bGruAme1.mat, whole genome shotgun sequence genomic region, the following are encoded:
- the LOC129204408 gene encoding histone H2A-beta, sperm-like, whose product MSEHGKKTTKLLLVPKKTRSAKAGLQFPVGRVYKLLKRGNYADRIGLGAAIYLAAVLEYLSAEILELAGNAARENKKARILPRHIQLAVRNDDELNKVFSCVTIAQGGVLPNVLPELLPKKTLSLKLPHKYVQSQEF is encoded by the coding sequence ATGTCTGAACACGGGAAGAAAACCACAAAGCTTCTCCTTGTGCCAAAGAAAACCAGATCAGCCAAGGCTGGTCTGCAGTTCCCTGTGGGTCGTGTCTACAAGCTCCTTAAAAGAGGGAACTACGCTGACAGGATCGGTCTCGGCGCTGCCATCTACCTGGCTGCAGTGCTGGAGTACCTGAGTGCGGAGATcctggagctggcagggaaCGCTGCACGGGAAAACAAGAAAGCCAGGATCCTACCTAGGCACATCCAGCTTGCTGTGAGAAACGATGATGAGCTGAACAAGGTCTTCTCCTGCGTGACCATCGCTCAAGGAGGGGTATTACCTAATGTTCTTCCTGAACTTCTTCCTAAGAAGACCCTCTCACTTAAACTGCCTCACAAATACGTCCAGTCACAGGAGTTCTAG
- the LOC129201853 gene encoding histone H2A-beta, sperm-like, with the protein MSGRGKKQAVAGKPGAALKKTRSAKAGLQFPVGRVYRLLKSGNYADRIGPGAAIYLAAVLEYLSAEILELAGNAARENKKARILPRHIQLAVRNDDELNKVFSCVTIAQGGVMPNILSQLLPKKTVRDASPSQGQVGSQ; encoded by the coding sequence ATGTCTGGACGTGGAAAGAAACAGGCAGTGGCTGGCAAACCTGGAGCTGCACTAAAGAAAACCAGATCAGCCAAGGCCGGTCTGCAGTTCCCCGTGGGTCGTGTCTACAGGCTCCTTAAAAGCGGGAACTACGCTGACAGGATCGGTCCTGGCGCTGCCATCTACCTGGCTGCAGTGCTGGAGTACCTGAGCGCTGAGATCCTGGAGCTGGCGGGGAATGCTGCACGGGAAAACAAGAAAGCCAGGATCCTACCTAGGCACATCCAGCTTGCCGTGAGAAACGATGATGAGCTGAACAAGGTCTTCTCCTGCGTGACCATCGCTCAAGGGGGGGTTATGCCAAATATCCTTTCGCAGCTCCTTCCCAAGAAAACTGTCAGAGATGCTTCGCCTTCTCAGGGACAAGTTGGTAGCCAGTGA